TCAAGATCATGGTTTTTAAGGAGGAAAGGCGAGGTGCGGCGACCCACCCCCTTCCAGACGCCTAGGCGAAtaaggcgcgcggcgaggcgacgccatacaCATACCCTCATCTAAAATAGAGGCagcacaaacatgcacatacaTACCTTTTTGGTTCCTGTTCTGGAGCACATGTACCACTGATCCTCCTCTATCCAGCAGCCCTTGTTGGCTTGTTTCATGTAGCATGCATCCCCTTGCAGGTTTCAACATAGATGAATGTAATTATGTAAGACAAATACATTGTAATCAATGAATAAAGGATCAAGCATTCAAATGAAATACCTTTGTATGATCTGAATTCTGAACTCACTTTTCTTTCCCCAGACAGCAAGCTGCAGCTACATCTCGGGCATCAGAAAAAGAATCACTCAATCACATGGCATGCTTATGGCTATATATAGAAGCCAGAACAGAGCAGTGAGCAGAGGACATGAGGAGGTGAAGGAAGAGCAAAGAAGGGGACAGAAAATATACCTCTGACTCTGAGCTGACGTGAGGTGGAGCAGAGCAAGCAGCCACGAATCCTTGGAGCAGAGCTAGCAGCCACGAATCCTTGAGGGGAAGAGCTGCAGAGGAGAGTCGTGGAAGCGCAGATCTGCAGGCGAACGAAGCAGAGGAAGCAGAGGGGTAGAGCTGCGTGAGGAGGTAGAGCAGAGGAACCAGTGGCTGGATGGAATATGgaggggccgcgccgccggattCCAGCTCCTGCCGCCGGGGATTCCACCTCCCGCCGCCGGATTCCAGGTCCGGCCTCCGCCCTCCTCTCTTCCCTCCTCACTCGATTTCCCGCCCGCGCAGGGGCGTGCGCCGTGCCCGCGCGGGGTATATCCCGCGATTTCCCCCGCGCGCGCAGCTCCCTATCCGCTTCCCGCGCGCGCATGGTTTTTTCCCCCGCGCGCAAGGTGGCTGCGCCTGTTTTCCCCGCGCGCATCGCCTTCCCCCTCCGTGTGGCGTCCGCTGGACGCCTTGGCGACGCCTTTCTTCGTGAGGCGACGCCATAGGTCAGAAGGTCATGGCGGGCCGGACGCCCAGCTTGGAAcaaggtttttttttctcggCGATAAAATTCCGATAAAACCGAAAATCACGTTTTTCGGTGGGGGCCCGGTTATTTTTTTTGccggtcaaaatttttgtttcttttgaaTATGGCCCGGCCCAAAACCAAAAGCAGGCCACAGGCTACCCCACGTTGCTCCTGCCAAGCCCCCCCAACCCTAGCGAAGTAGTGCAGTAGCGATTCCCTCGACTGCGCCCGACCGGCGGCCGCCCACTTGAGTTCCCTCGCCGGCCTCGcctagctccagcctccaggagCTCCGGTCCCTCGCCCTCACCAGCCTCCAGGAGAAATCGAGCTCCTGGGCCACTGCCGGCACCGTGCCACCTGGGCATTTGGCGCTGGAGGGAGGCGCCGCCACTGCCGGGACCCGATTCCCCGACGCCGCACCGGCGCTGCGCCTTCCCCGATGCCTTGACCAGGCTACCAGAGAAGGTGAGCCTCTTAAATTTCAGCAGTGCTTGCCGATTGTAGCAAGGTAAGCTGAGCCTTTTCAATTTTAGCATCTCGGAGTGGTGATGGCAATGGATGGGGGAAGGGAAGATGATGCGCCTGCGCGTCCCACGCGAGGTCCTGATGATGCTGTTGAGCAAGATGCGGTGCAACGCCGCTGCAGAGGTAAAGGCATCGCTGGTGCTTCCTCCAGTGGTGCCGCCGGCGCATCATACAGTGGTGCCATTCCTAGGGGAACAATGGACAGTAACGGTGGAATGGAGGTGACTGCAAAAGATGGTAAATCGGCAAACTAGTTGCTTATTAGACTGTCATTGTGAAATGTTGGTTatttatcttgttttgaagTGCTGATTTGAGTAGCTCCCTTAGTAGTATTGTGAGATTTAGATTTTAGAGTTTAGATTGGCAAGTGTGCagcataaatttaattggcaaGTGTTGATCTGTACTATTGAACAATTCTTGATCTGTACTATTGAACAAGTTCAATCTGTGATATACAATGATATACAATGATTTAATTGGCAAGTGTGCTGTATAAATTAAAGTTGAGTTGATTTAATTGGCAAGTGTGCTTCATAAATTAAAGTTGAGTTTGTATGTGTTCCTGCAGGGAGAGTGGTTTTTGTACATTATAATTTGAAGTTGCGTATCCAACATTTCGTAACTGACATGCAAAACCTTCAAGAAATGAAAACCAACAAGGAGCATGAAAGAGATTCTGATCCTTGTAGCATCCTAATAGATGTGACTATGTATGATGAAAGGAACCCGATCATGGATTGGTTGTGCACCTCTAGGAGTGAGTCCGCGCCGACTCTAGATGAACGTGATGACCAAAGGCCCGAATCCCCTAATCCTAGCAGACTTGTTATAGATGAGTTAGGGATGAGTGATGAAGAGGTGGCTGCATTTAAAAAGAAGATTGGTGGGAAACGGggttgtcgtggtgctgcaaaccacagccgggtggcggaaggcacccgccctagcccagagggtgtatactcagggggtagctagtcttagatcggtctcactcaagaacacgaggaacacagcaggatttagagtggttcgggccgccggagcgtaatatcctacgtccactgtgtgttgtattgccttcccacgagagtgagaaggttgcgagagcttgagtcagtCTGGATTGTGGAGGTCCTCCTGTGCATAGcgggcacctcccttttatatctcaagggggtgcgtacacggctgttggatccccgacaggtgggtccaacgatgcaatATAAAATAACGgattgttcatacattatggcgttgcaggcaaaggagatctctctcttggattccctcgcctgctcccggagccctccgtccatcatgtcttggcgctgtcttgtcgagacggAGCCTGACGTAGCTAGTAgcatcgcctgccacgtagctgaacggctgtgtagggagcggcgtaggtggcatgatggaaaagtgccgtgtcgtcgtatccatttaacgcggcagacgggctctgcgcgggcgctgctcaggcggctgcactgtgctccttggtaatacgcggcgcgcagcggggcctgacaaaaggctgtcttgtgtaccgcggcggcagagcacgccttgtccatcgcattaaatgcggtaggtgggcgagtcttcctgcggagactcgcgcacgatcccacgtctccgggacacgtggcggctccggacccctacacggtgaggggagtccggacgggcgcaggaggtcccggacccctctgggggtccgaggcctcggcggtcagctcggagcttcccttctgtggagacacgtggcgtcaccggacccatcctcaggcggggaacggtccggggccgttggcctggtgagggaaaagcctggcctgtggggcctggctactccgtctttcccgcgcagctacggataactacgcgggtcctgccttgctgcagtaagagtgggtatccctgttacagggtaccgacagtggcccccgggcccaccttgggggaggtacgaacccacaggtggggccacttctgcgatttggctctatatagcttgaagctcctttccgcaggggtcttgaccggctttgaccacccattgggttggttgctgcctcatcacatcgcaacggcttactgactcacgATCCCCACGCATaatagtggttcacctagtcatgcgcgcgacgctcggcattgttgcggccggagtaaacggaatatttaccaccggcgcagttcccgaaaagctcggccacgcctgcgattaatgcgcgcacatcagctcagcttccgcctcgcttcacgcgcgcgggcggcggtttggatcccgccttttcacacctctgttggttacccgctctccctgacaggtgggcctgggcccccttgccATGGAATGGGCGGTTAACACTAGGTGCGgacgtcgcttgggttccagcgacggtttcggggcgcgccggttgagtcaggctttataatggggTGTACCGCATTCCGCGGTTAATTTCCCGCATTCATCTTCtcccttccaacctttgcgcccctttgccttcgagccccCTTTGCCCTTTGTTCCCTCGCGCCGGCTGCCTCTCATCTCCACTGAGcaatggcatcccttgttcaccCCCGCCGAtaccagaccgagggagagttgaacacagtgcgccgtctgctggggggtgcgagcaggctcggttccccttggcaacctccgcgccggggagtttgtgctattcatctcgcacatctccactggcgtgggactgccgatttcttcgttcctgctactgctgctggaagtcttcggcctccaacttcagcatctgatgccgcactccctcctcctgacgtccatcttcgtgcacctatgcgagatgttcgtgggagttcgGCCCtgtgtcatcctcttccgctacttcttcattctggtgagatccggaaggagcaaggacgaggtgggagggtactacttccaggtgaggagtgacctggcgactccttacattcccggcctggctggcgggaagtgggaggagtgccgcagggattgggtgatcgccaccaccgaagccaacgagcgcctcaccctgccgaccgaggggcccgcctccgacaaggcatcctggagggccaagccgtcgctgcagccggagttcgactccgtgctggacaagatcaggtcgctggcagagagcggcctcacctcgtggcatgtgctcggagacttcgtgaagcgccggatcgctcccctgaagcagcggccacgTGCAGCGTGGAACTTCACCGgtctcaacgactgcagcaggacccaacgcggagaggggagcgacctgacacaggaggccttggagcttctggtgcggaacgtgacgggggacgccttcatcccggagaacctgatcctcccgcagggcatagtccccctctacgaggactccgcgagggtggcggtgctggcaaccctgccgactctggacgacgggggactggccccacgccagaccggaggcgacgcgaaccgcgggctccggatcctgggtgcatccggggatcaggccacgctgagcgctgcgggatccggcgccaccacgaaggggaagcaggccgcggctagcagcgcggccacagccggctccagccgggcacaaggcagctccggtgcatcgtcgggcgacggaggccggcgcaggctactccggggcgacgggaccctggtctcggagcccgccgcgaagcgccagaggtcttctgagggcgcgggccagggtagctcccgggctgccggcccccacgcATCCTCTGGGGCGactgcaccaccaccatcgccgccgcggaattcctcccgccggcagcaacagcagcagcagcagctgctgcagccgcaagagcagcggcagcagacgCGAGGGCGGCAGCAGTAGCAACAggtgcgaccccgggttgcgcccGTGCCGCAGCCATGgggacagcagcagcaagagcaagCCCAGGTTGCGCCTGCATTGCAGCtgcaggggcagcagcagcaacagcagcaaccgcaagagaagaggccggtgctccggggacgctgggtacccggtacttctgggttagtgtcatcctgctctattcccttgcgccggtgctctgtttgttttttcttttaaaaggCTTCCCTGCTTTGTTGCCAGGACTccccgccccagcggttcttctaccatcGCTGGCACATCGGcaggtgcccaggcggcggcggccatggcgtcgacagcgacggcgacagcaggtacgggaccctcaggtacggcgaCCTGTGCTAGCCCCGTGGAGCATGACGTGATGCTAACTGGCGTGTCATTTTTAGACTCTGCTGCGCTcaacgcggcggcggtgacggtggcgccggtgctgggtgcagccgcgcccGACGCGGCGTCGGTGGAAACGCCGACACTgaacgcagccgcacccgacacaaCGGCGGTGGAAACGCCGGCGCTGGGTGCTACCGCGCCCGATGCCGCGGCGGCTGAAATGCCGGCTCGGGAGGCGCAGCCGCACCTGACACCGCAggcaggggcgccggagctgggcacagCCGCGCCCTACACGGCAGCTgcaggggcgccggagctgtgACACCCCGCGCCCGACACGGCAACTGCAGGGGCGCGGAGCTGGGCACAGCCGCGCCGACATGGCGCTGCAGGGCGCCGGGTTGGGCACGGCCGCGTCCACACCGGCTTTCGGCCTGTCGCCCTCGGCCCGCCGCGCCCGACACGCAGCTCAGCGCCGGACTGGGCAGCGGGCTTCCCCACCGGCGGTATGGGGCCATGAGCTTGGGCCCGCCTCCCCGACACGGAGCTTGCAGGGGCGCGGAGCTGGGACCCGCCAAcccccggcggcagcgggggcgccgagctgggcccggccgcgcccacaCGGCAGCTGCAGGGGCGCGGAGCTGGCACGTGCCGCGTTCACCACGGCGGCAACGGGGGCGCCGGAGACAGATtgccgcagcggaagcccccacctccagctccggtcctgttgcagaggaggagttggaggtggtctttggcaggcggctcctgcagctccaacccccggaggaggatgcggctccccttcctcaggtgctgttgcaggttcggcggtcgatcgaggaggcaacctcctccgccgaggcggccttccggcgggagtggtctgcactGGAGAGCGAGCACCAGcgtctctccgactggcacacccgcctggaagcgcacacgaaggcagaagcctcccgcgctgcggaagctcggtcgaagctcaagtcggaccaagaggcctaccgagccagccttaagaaggtgtttgaccgagagctcgcagtgtcaaaccgggagaaatccttggcgcagcgggagcaggacttcaccctggaggttgttggcttcgctgctcagcggtccgacctcgaggctcacctcgcagttcaatagtccgagctggagactcgcagcgaggacctcgagttccggaggcaggagctcgacgtcttctctgcgactctgcagggatggcgcgagcaactgcaggagagagccagccagctggctgccgacgaggcgtatctggaggagggccggaagtccctcgccaagcgggaggcccacgccaccggcatagagaaggagctcgggcaccagcgagactcgctcaagaagctgaaggcaTGGGCTGAGCAGAGGgagaccaagctggaggagaggtcccgcgaggtggaggtggccaaggcggccctggacacccgggtgcaagaggcggtccaggaggcggtccagaagcaccaggaagaccagcgcgctagagcccagcggatcgctgactgggcggccgaagcgagcctcgcactggtgccatttggaatgagcccaatccaggtggcggagccgccagcttcgatagctgacgccctcccagtgttgagctctgcttcggataggctccagcgcctggggccggtccttactggacagctcgaaaccgagggccgcgagctgatccggatggtggcggagcacatcctgacctgcctccggagccacgacccggccatctcgctggcgcccgtggtcgatggccctgtagcagagacggaggccgccgctctggacagcgtgcgggaggtcgttgacttcgtcgccgcctacttcaagcgagagcctgcgaacccttaggctggggattgtatcttttttccttttgcattatgtaacaaacattgtattagttgaaagtttttgaaatagaagaaacttcaacttagctatttgtcggttgttgatttgcggtatgcggcaccccggcgccctggccccct
The Panicum virgatum strain AP13 chromosome 6N, P.virgatum_v5, whole genome shotgun sequence genome window above contains:
- the LOC120677855 gene encoding uncharacterized protein LOC120677855, with amino-acid sequence MLKLKRLSLPCYNRQALLKFKRLTFSGSLVKASGKAQRRCGVGESGPGSGGASLQRQMPRWHGAGSGPGARFLLEAGKRGGRRPDLESGGGRWNPRRQELESGGAAPPYSIQPLVPLLYLLTQLYPSASSASFACRSALPRLSSAALPLKDSWLLALLQGFVAACSAPPHVSSESELQLAVWGKKSEFRIQIIQRGCMLHETSQQGLLDRGGSVVHVLQNRNQKGMYVHVCAASILDEGMCMASPRRAPYSPRRLEGGGSPHLAFPP